A region from the Planktothrix sp. FACHB-1365 genome encodes:
- a CDS encoding GNAT family N-acetyltransferase, with protein MGLDRDRDKLSPPEKLNPSHQIDNFDSGNSQLDDWLKRRAWKNELEGASRTYVLSVGAVVVAYYCLANGAVAQTIATGRVRRNMPDPIPVMVIGRLAVDRQWQNQGIGRAMLRDAILRTLQAAEIAGIRAILVHAISEEAKLFYQKYGFAASEIDPMILMVKVSDVIISLKLG; from the coding sequence GTGGGATTAGATCGAGATCGAGACAAACTCAGCCCTCCTGAAAAACTAAATCCGTCACATCAAATTGATAACTTTGATTCGGGTAACAGTCAGTTAGATGACTGGCTCAAGCGTCGTGCTTGGAAAAATGAGTTAGAAGGGGCTTCCCGCACTTATGTTCTTTCTGTGGGTGCAGTCGTCGTTGCATACTACTGTCTTGCCAACGGCGCAGTAGCTCAAACTATTGCTACAGGACGAGTTCGGCGTAATATGCCCGATCCAATTCCGGTTATGGTGATCGGAAGATTGGCCGTTGATCGCCAGTGGCAAAACCAAGGTATCGGGCGTGCTATGCTACGAGATGCGATTCTTCGCACGCTACAAGCGGCTGAAATTGCGGGAATACGAGCAATTCTTGTCCATGCTATCTCGGAAGAGGCAAAGCTCTTTTATCAGAAGTATGGGTTTGCTGCCTCAGAGATCGATCCGATGATACTGATGGTAAAAGTTAGTGATGTCATTATTTCACTTAAGTTAGGATGA
- a CDS encoding DUF1778 domain-containing protein, with protein MCESESQESVSPTREVTINIRAKQSQRDFIDQAAKIQGKSRSEFMLQTAYQKAQDVILSRCFFELDEGKFQKFVDLLDAPPLQNEKLKALLTTKSPWD; from the coding sequence ATGTGTGAGTCAGAATCTCAAGAGTCAGTCAGCCCAACCCGCGAGGTAACGATCAATATCCGAGCCAAGCAGAGTCAACGGGATTTTATCGATCAAGCTGCTAAAATACAAGGCAAAAGCCGATCAGAGTTCATGCTTCAAACAGCTTACCAAAAAGCCCAAGATGTGATTTTAAGTCGCTGTTTTTTTGAGTTAGATGAGGGTAAATTTCAGAAATTCGTGGATCTGTTAGATGCACCACCTCTGCAAAATGAGAAATTAAAAGCATTGTTAACCACTAAATCGCCGTGGGATTAG